One window from the genome of Mycolicibacterium gadium encodes:
- a CDS encoding SHOCT domain-containing protein: MMYGTDDCMWGGWGWGGWILMGVVMVLLSAALITAVVLAVRHLAGSDAQRNRTDSGTWSRPENALAQRFARGDIDEDEYLRRMTLLREHQEPR, encoded by the coding sequence ATGATGTACGGCACAGACGACTGCATGTGGGGCGGTTGGGGATGGGGCGGCTGGATCCTCATGGGCGTGGTGATGGTGCTGTTGTCGGCCGCCCTGATCACCGCGGTCGTGCTGGCCGTTCGGCATCTCGCCGGTAGCGATGCACAGCGCAACCGCACGGATTCAGGGACCTGGTCGCGGCCGGAAAATGCTCTAGCCCAACGGTTTGCGCGCGGCGACATCGATGAGGATGAGTATCTGCGGCGGATGACGCTGCTGCGCGAACACCAGGAACCGCGATGA
- a CDS encoding DUF899 domain-containing protein: MTDNGKQEGPGIPPPSMLQESITLPEVVSRDEWQAARDDLLDEEKALMKGRDALAAKRRRLPMTPVRSQYRFVGPDGEVDLLDLFGGRRQLIVYRFFYAPDVESWPDGSCSGCAFFADTVTHPAHLAARDTTLVFVTAAPQENVAKFKKRMGWEHLSFFTLVGDDFSQDFGVEEMFGVVVFIRDGDRVYQTYFLNGRGIEEVGPAWSFLDMTPLGRQEEWQDVPEGRPQGASYEWWRLHDNYGDVVARGR; encoded by the coding sequence ATGACCGACAACGGGAAGCAGGAAGGTCCCGGTATCCCGCCACCCTCGATGCTGCAGGAGTCGATCACGCTGCCTGAGGTCGTCTCGCGCGACGAATGGCAGGCGGCCCGCGACGACCTGTTGGACGAAGAGAAGGCATTGATGAAGGGGCGCGATGCCCTCGCGGCCAAGCGCCGTCGATTGCCGATGACCCCGGTGCGCAGCCAATACCGCTTTGTCGGCCCCGACGGTGAGGTGGACCTGCTGGACCTATTCGGCGGGCGGCGCCAGCTGATTGTCTACCGCTTCTTCTATGCGCCTGATGTCGAGAGCTGGCCGGATGGATCCTGCTCTGGCTGCGCGTTTTTCGCCGACACGGTGACCCATCCGGCGCATCTGGCGGCTCGCGACACGACTCTGGTGTTCGTCACGGCCGCTCCCCAGGAGAATGTCGCGAAGTTCAAGAAGCGGATGGGGTGGGAGCACCTGTCCTTCTTCACCCTGGTCGGTGACGACTTTTCCCAGGATTTCGGCGTCGAAGAGATGTTCGGTGTCGTCGTCTTCATTCGCGACGGCGATCGCGTCTACCAGACCTATTTCCTCAACGGGCGCGGTATCGAGGAGGTCGGCCCGGCGTGGTCGTTCCTGGACATGACGCCCTTGGGCAGGCAGGAGGAGTGGCAGGACGTACCCGAAGGGCGACCGCAAGGCGCGTCGTATGAATGGTGGCGCCTGCACGACAACTACGGCGATGTCGTGGCGCGCGGGCGATGA
- a CDS encoding threonine aldolase family protein, translated as MSISPLHDPDWRAFASDNYAGAHPEVLAAIAAANGGHQVAYGEDQYTARLAEVIRTHFGERAETFPVFNGTGANVVALTSMLPRWGAVVTATTAHIHTDEAGAPERMTGLKLLTVPTPDGKLTPELVAREAWGWGDEHRAQPLAVSITQTTELGTLYTPDEVRAISDYAHQHGMAVHMDGARLWNAAAALGVGFREFTTDAGVDMLSLGGTKNGLLGAEAIIVLDPDRASGLIYLRKLTMQLSSKMRFASAQLLALFDDDLGLRSAAHANAMAQRLRTALEADRTLGELAFTQDTQANAVFAIVPNDVADRIRERARFYDWDRARGEVRWMTAWDTTREDVDRFVSIVAEEFARR; from the coding sequence GTGTCGATCTCCCCGCTCCACGATCCCGACTGGCGCGCCTTTGCCAGCGACAACTACGCAGGCGCGCATCCCGAGGTTCTCGCCGCGATCGCCGCGGCCAACGGCGGTCACCAGGTCGCCTACGGCGAAGACCAATACACCGCCAGGCTGGCCGAGGTGATTCGCACCCATTTCGGTGAGCGTGCCGAGACGTTCCCGGTCTTCAACGGCACCGGCGCCAACGTCGTCGCACTCACCAGCATGTTGCCGCGCTGGGGCGCGGTCGTGACGGCGACAACTGCGCACATCCACACCGACGAGGCCGGCGCCCCAGAGCGGATGACCGGGCTCAAACTGCTGACCGTTCCCACACCGGACGGCAAGCTCACACCCGAGCTGGTTGCGCGCGAGGCGTGGGGCTGGGGCGACGAACACCGCGCGCAGCCCCTGGCCGTCAGCATCACGCAGACCACCGAACTGGGCACCCTCTACACACCCGACGAGGTGCGGGCGATCTCCGACTACGCACACCAGCACGGCATGGCGGTCCATATGGACGGCGCCCGACTGTGGAACGCAGCCGCCGCGCTCGGTGTCGGATTCCGCGAGTTCACCACCGACGCCGGGGTAGACATGCTCAGCCTCGGCGGCACCAAGAACGGACTCCTCGGCGCGGAGGCGATCATCGTGCTCGACCCGGACCGCGCCTCGGGGCTCATCTACCTCCGCAAGCTCACCATGCAGCTGTCGAGCAAGATGCGGTTCGCCTCCGCACAGCTGCTCGCACTCTTCGATGACGATCTGGGTCTGCGCAGCGCCGCCCACGCGAACGCGATGGCGCAGCGGTTGCGCACCGCGCTCGAGGCCGACCGCACATTGGGTGAGCTGGCTTTCACACAGGACACCCAGGCGAACGCCGTCTTTGCGATCGTGCCCAACGACGTCGCCGACCGGATCCGCGAGCGGGCACGCTTCTACGACTGGGACCGCGCGCGAGGCGAGGTCCGCTGGATGACCGCGTGGGACACCACACGCGAGGACGTCGACCGCTTCGTCTCGATCGTTGCCGAAGAGTTCGCGCGCCGATGA
- a CDS encoding beta-glucosidase, which produces MTAFEEAVDAVRRGDKTSDNVAAELLRMLTDKELLWLLDGDKALLESVVDGARTRTNFLAVTAGRIDRIGIPGLRFTDGPRGVGIAPSTSFPVAIARAATWDVDIERRVAAAIGTEARVLGANFWGGLCINVAPFPGWGRAQESYGEDPFLLGEMGSAATEGARPWVITSVKHFALNSMEEARFQVDVRVPDDVLHERYLPHFRRTIEAGIDSVMSAYNSVNGQWTGENRHLLTEILRDQWGFTGFVHTDWVWGLRHPVESVAAGQDVEMPFRQQRAHALPAALRSGELKRDDVLRACARILRTQIEFAARARPAPPRSVVAGAAHRALAREVAHRATVLLRNESVDGTTLLPLDEQNLRRVAVLGRLADQPNLGDTGSSNVRPRNTVSVLQGLRERLGSHRVVTTDPGDADVAVVVVGLTPKDEGEALIALGPDTMQLFGGIMRRPRVAKVVSAVFNFSQRWWTFGGDRSDLRLHDEDVALIRAVAAANPRTVVIVIGGGTVVVDPWDRDVAALLMAWYPGMEGGRALADVLLGDAEPTGRMPVTIPRQQSQLPQVDWRARAVTYDRWWGQRKLDHDGVQAAYPLGFGLGYARFTTTDLALGTVHDERFEATVTVTNTGDRDGRHVVQVYAVRPVDGQPVRHLVGFSSIAVSAGASRSVTVDCSTRPLQRWTADGFVLDDGDITVETGAYSGDPQSCRQALPH; this is translated from the coding sequence ATGACCGCTTTCGAGGAGGCGGTGGACGCGGTCCGTCGCGGCGACAAGACCTCCGACAACGTGGCCGCCGAACTGCTGCGCATGCTCACCGACAAGGAGCTGCTTTGGCTGCTCGACGGCGACAAGGCGCTGCTGGAGTCCGTTGTCGACGGTGCGCGGACGCGGACGAACTTCCTCGCGGTGACGGCGGGACGCATCGACCGCATCGGAATCCCAGGCCTTCGATTCACCGACGGCCCGCGCGGTGTCGGCATCGCTCCGTCCACCAGCTTTCCGGTCGCCATCGCACGTGCGGCCACCTGGGACGTTGACATCGAACGGCGGGTCGCGGCCGCGATCGGCACCGAGGCGCGTGTGCTCGGCGCGAACTTCTGGGGTGGTCTCTGCATCAACGTCGCGCCCTTTCCCGGCTGGGGTCGTGCGCAGGAGTCCTACGGCGAGGATCCGTTCCTGCTCGGCGAAATGGGTTCGGCGGCAACCGAAGGCGCCCGGCCATGGGTGATCACCAGCGTGAAGCACTTCGCGCTCAACTCCATGGAGGAAGCGCGGTTTCAGGTCGACGTCCGTGTGCCCGACGACGTCCTCCACGAAAGATACCTGCCGCACTTTCGGCGCACCATCGAGGCCGGTATCGACTCCGTGATGTCTGCCTACAACTCGGTCAACGGACAGTGGACCGGCGAGAATCGTCACCTGCTGACCGAAATCCTGCGCGATCAATGGGGTTTCACCGGTTTCGTGCACACCGACTGGGTCTGGGGCCTGCGGCATCCGGTCGAATCGGTCGCTGCCGGCCAAGACGTCGAAATGCCGTTTCGACAGCAGCGCGCCCATGCGCTGCCGGCGGCGTTGCGGTCCGGCGAGTTGAAGCGCGACGACGTGCTGCGGGCCTGCGCCCGAATCCTGCGCACCCAGATCGAGTTCGCCGCGCGAGCCCGCCCGGCTCCCCCGCGCTCCGTGGTGGCCGGCGCCGCACATCGCGCGCTGGCCCGTGAGGTCGCCCACCGTGCGACGGTGCTGCTGCGCAACGAAAGTGTTGATGGCACAACGCTCTTACCGCTCGACGAACAGAATCTTCGGCGCGTCGCGGTGCTGGGCCGGCTCGCCGACCAACCCAACCTGGGCGACACCGGATCGTCGAATGTGAGGCCCCGCAACACCGTTTCGGTACTGCAGGGACTGCGCGAACGGCTCGGCAGTCACCGCGTCGTCACGACAGATCCGGGCGATGCGGATGTCGCGGTGGTCGTCGTCGGCCTGACACCGAAAGACGAAGGCGAGGCGTTGATCGCTCTCGGGCCCGACACGATGCAGTTGTTCGGCGGGATCATGCGTCGGCCACGGGTTGCCAAAGTCGTCAGCGCGGTCTTCAACTTCTCGCAACGCTGGTGGACCTTCGGTGGCGATCGGTCCGATCTGCGTCTGCACGACGAGGACGTCGCGCTGATCCGCGCCGTCGCCGCGGCCAATCCGCGGACCGTGGTGATCGTCATCGGGGGAGGCACCGTCGTCGTCGATCCGTGGGACCGCGACGTCGCCGCACTCCTCATGGCGTGGTACCCCGGCATGGAGGGTGGTCGCGCGCTTGCCGACGTCCTCCTCGGAGATGCCGAGCCCACAGGGCGGATGCCTGTCACCATCCCAAGACAGCAATCGCAATTGCCGCAAGTGGATTGGCGGGCGCGCGCGGTGACCTATGACCGTTGGTGGGGTCAGCGCAAGCTCGACCACGACGGCGTGCAGGCGGCGTACCCGCTGGGCTTCGGCCTGGGTTACGCGAGGTTCACCACAACGGATCTGGCGCTCGGGACCGTCCATGACGAGCGCTTCGAAGCCACCGTGACGGTGACCAACACCGGTGATCGCGACGGTCGTCATGTGGTCCAGGTGTATGCGGTGCGCCCGGTTGACGGGCAGCCGGTGCGCCATCTCGTCGGCTTCAGCTCGATCGCGGTGTCAGCCGGTGCGAGTAGGTCCGTCACGGTCGACTGCTCGACGCGGCCCTTGCAGCGCTGGACGGCCGACGGCTTCGTGCTCGACGACGGCGACATCACCGTCGAAACCGGCGCCTACTCCGGAGATCCGCAGTCGTGTCGACAAGCCCTGCCGCACTGA
- a CDS encoding ATP-dependent DNA ligase: MRLPVMPPVSPMLAKAVKSIPPGASYEPKWDGFRSICFRDDFDVELGSRNERPLTRYFPELVAAVRAELPTRCVIDGEIVIATDDGLDFEALQQRIHPAESRVQMLAKKTPASFIAFDLLALDDEDYTSSPFSERRAALVDALAGTGPSIHVTPATTDLPTARRWFTEFEGAGLDGLIAKPLTVTYQPDKRVMFKIKPERTADCVVAGYRVHKSSDAAIGSLLLGLYKDDDTLASVGVIGAFPMARRRELFTELQSLVTTFDEHPWNWAAHISGERTPRRNEGSRWNAGKDLSFVPLRPERVVEVRYDHMEGERFRHTAQFNRWRPDRDPRSCTYEQLEQPVTFSLGDIVPGLV; this comes from the coding sequence ATGCGACTGCCCGTGATGCCGCCGGTGTCACCGATGCTGGCGAAGGCGGTCAAGTCGATTCCGCCCGGCGCGTCTTACGAGCCGAAGTGGGACGGATTCCGGTCGATCTGCTTTCGCGACGACTTCGACGTCGAGCTCGGCAGCCGCAACGAGCGCCCACTGACCAGGTATTTCCCCGAGCTGGTCGCCGCTGTCCGCGCGGAACTCCCGACACGCTGTGTCATCGACGGTGAGATCGTGATCGCCACCGACGATGGCTTGGATTTCGAGGCGCTGCAGCAGCGCATCCACCCAGCCGAGTCGCGGGTACAGATGCTGGCCAAGAAGACCCCCGCGTCGTTCATCGCCTTCGACCTGCTGGCTCTCGACGACGAGGACTACACGTCGAGTCCGTTCAGCGAGCGCCGCGCCGCACTGGTCGACGCGTTGGCGGGCACGGGCCCGTCCATCCACGTCACCCCCGCAACCACCGACCTGCCGACCGCGCGCCGCTGGTTCACCGAGTTCGAGGGTGCGGGTCTCGACGGGCTGATCGCCAAGCCGCTGACCGTCACCTATCAGCCCGACAAACGGGTCATGTTCAAGATCAAGCCCGAGCGCACCGCGGACTGCGTCGTCGCCGGCTACCGGGTGCACAAGTCGAGCGACGCAGCGATCGGCTCGCTGCTGCTCGGCCTGTACAAGGACGACGACACGCTGGCCTCGGTAGGCGTGATCGGCGCATTCCCGATGGCCAGGCGACGCGAACTGTTCACCGAATTGCAATCGCTGGTAACAACATTCGATGAGCATCCGTGGAACTGGGCCGCCCACATCTCTGGGGAACGCACCCCGCGCCGCAACGAGGGATCGCGGTGGAACGCGGGCAAGGACCTTTCGTTCGTACCGCTGCGGCCAGAGCGGGTCGTCGAGGTGCGCTACGACCACATGGAGGGCGAGCGGTTCCGACACACCGCGCAGTTCAACCGCTGGCGACCCGACCGCGACCCGCGATCGTGCACCTACGAACAGCTCGAACAGCCGGTCACCTTCAGCCTCGGCGATATCGTCCCTGGACTCGTCTGA
- a CDS encoding FAD-dependent monooxygenase: MTPHAVISGAGIAGPALAHQLSARGWRTTVIERFPQRRDEGQNVDINGAAREVVRRMGLDAEIRAANTTEVGTRFVRPDGSAAASFPLSPNGNDGPTAELEILRGELSRIFIEHTHDRTEYLFDSRIADVGDRGDHVVVTLDGGGSLQADVLVVAEGLHSRSRRFVTSAGVTNLGMYLAYATIPRTDDDDRWWNWQHATGHRAVHLRPDNLGTTRAILSFMSDVRGFDDLDRAGQLTILRRTFDDVGGAAPRVLAALDDGAPMYFSTVGRVQPSRWSNGRVTLLGDAAFCNATFGGAGTSLALIGAYILAGELAATDDITSALGRYQALMRPFVATAPKVRESALRLANPRTRNGIRILHACAGLAASPVGRALSRLTAVANIGGDTAQLPEYPPAPLPVPWKR; the protein is encoded by the coding sequence ATGACTCCGCACGCGGTCATCTCCGGCGCGGGCATCGCCGGACCCGCTCTGGCCCATCAACTGAGCGCCCGCGGCTGGCGGACCACCGTCATCGAACGCTTCCCGCAGCGGCGCGACGAGGGGCAGAACGTCGACATCAACGGCGCTGCCCGCGAGGTCGTGCGCCGCATGGGCCTCGACGCCGAGATCCGGGCAGCCAACACGACCGAGGTGGGCACGCGCTTCGTCAGGCCGGACGGTTCGGCAGCCGCGTCATTCCCGCTGTCTCCCAATGGAAATGATGGCCCCACAGCCGAATTGGAGATACTGCGCGGAGAGTTGTCGCGCATATTCATCGAGCACACCCACGATCGGACCGAGTACCTCTTCGATTCCCGTATCGCCGATGTCGGCGACCGCGGTGACCACGTCGTGGTCACGCTCGATGGCGGCGGCTCGCTGCAGGCCGACGTCCTCGTCGTCGCCGAGGGGTTGCACTCGCGATCCCGCCGCTTCGTCACGTCCGCCGGTGTGACCAACCTCGGGATGTACTTGGCGTACGCCACCATCCCGCGCACCGACGACGACGACCGCTGGTGGAATTGGCAGCACGCGACCGGTCACCGCGCGGTGCACCTGCGGCCCGACAACCTCGGCACCACGCGCGCGATCCTGTCCTTCATGTCCGACGTTCGCGGTTTCGACGACCTCGACCGGGCCGGACAGCTCACGATCCTGCGACGCACCTTCGACGACGTCGGAGGTGCCGCTCCGCGGGTGCTCGCTGCCCTTGACGACGGTGCGCCGATGTACTTCTCGACCGTCGGCCGGGTGCAGCCATCCAGGTGGAGCAATGGCAGGGTCACGCTGCTGGGAGACGCCGCGTTCTGCAACGCCACGTTCGGCGGCGCGGGAACCAGCTTGGCTCTCATCGGCGCCTACATCCTCGCCGGTGAGCTCGCCGCCACCGACGACATCACCTCGGCGCTCGGTCGGTATCAGGCGCTGATGCGACCATTCGTCGCCACCGCCCCGAAGGTGCGGGAGAGCGCGCTTCGCCTGGCCAATCCCCGCACGCGCAACGGCATTCGCATACTGCATGCCTGCGCGGGTCTGGCCGCAAGCCCGGTCGGCAGGGCACTTTCCCGGTTGACCGCCGTGGCCAACATCGGTGGGGACACCGCGCAACTGCCCGAATATCCGCCCGCCCCGCTGCCTGTGCCTTGGAAACGGTGA
- a CDS encoding DUF899 family protein, whose product MATPNIVDRAVWQAELDDLLVREKAHTCEGDAIAAARRRLSMVEVDAEARLVGATGTVPLIDVFEGRTQLLTYFHMWHDGKPAPEQCEGCTFFTGHALELSYLHSRDVTYATFCQGTYDESVRYRDFMGWEMPWYSARDSDALLQGRHFGMYVCYLRDGDRVFETYWNTGRGTDAGANSYHLLDLTVFGRQEQWEDSPKGWPQPFDPSAGAQFRTGERPTSQWSRIEAGRSDDLSTTPSRG is encoded by the coding sequence ATGGCAACACCGAATATCGTCGACCGCGCCGTCTGGCAGGCCGAACTCGACGATCTGCTCGTGCGGGAGAAGGCACACACCTGTGAGGGCGACGCGATTGCCGCCGCGCGACGGCGGCTGTCGATGGTCGAGGTGGATGCGGAGGCGCGGCTCGTGGGAGCGACGGGCACCGTGCCGCTGATCGACGTGTTCGAAGGACGCACGCAGCTGCTCACGTACTTCCACATGTGGCACGACGGCAAGCCCGCGCCGGAGCAGTGCGAGGGGTGCACGTTCTTCACCGGACATGCGCTGGAGCTGTCGTATCTGCACAGCCGCGACGTCACGTACGCCACGTTCTGTCAGGGCACGTACGACGAGAGCGTGCGGTACCGGGACTTCATGGGGTGGGAGATGCCGTGGTATTCGGCACGTGACTCTGATGCGCTACTGCAGGGCCGCCACTTCGGCATGTATGTCTGCTACCTGCGCGACGGAGACCGGGTCTTCGAGACGTACTGGAACACCGGCCGCGGCACGGATGCCGGCGCCAACAGCTACCACCTGCTGGATCTGACGGTGTTCGGACGCCAAGAGCAGTGGGAGGACTCGCCGAAAGGTTGGCCACAGCCCTTCGACCCCTCGGCAGGGGCACAGTTCCGCACCGGCGAACGGCCGACGTCACAATGGTCGCGGATCGAGGCGGGCCGGTCGGACGACCTCTCGACTACACCTTCACGAGGCTGA
- a CDS encoding MFS transporter, whose protein sequence is MAGVLYAYLFLDDFVLLYPVYTLLFSDTGLSVWQISSLFVIWSVSSLLLEVPSGAWADATSRRKLLIAGPLLTAVAFTLWVAAPGYWVFALGFVLWGLKSALTSGALEALVYEELQRLRATNRYATVMGRGQVAGVLAATCSGAVAAPIISAGGFAAVGAASVAASVIASFVAMLFPEHRIRGADGPELGWADTLAAGTREARRSASVRAAVILVAAVGSVWGALDEYTPLLIESGGVTAADVALLMVVVWAGASAGGLAAGRVARWGSTGFAALVAGGAVLMAAGALSRHPAGVLALAAAFGVFQCATIVADTRLQDSITGPARATVTSLAGMSTDVATLAVYSSYAALVELSGHPGAFALLMLPYLTIAFWLRSDGLKRRDQGTHNPCL, encoded by the coding sequence TTGGCCGGCGTTTTGTACGCGTACCTGTTTCTCGACGATTTCGTGCTGCTGTACCCGGTGTACACGCTGCTGTTCAGCGACACCGGACTGTCGGTATGGCAGATTTCGTCGCTGTTCGTCATCTGGTCGGTGTCCAGCCTGCTGCTCGAAGTGCCTTCGGGTGCGTGGGCGGACGCGACCTCGCGCCGCAAACTGTTGATCGCGGGTCCACTGCTGACGGCCGTCGCGTTCACGTTGTGGGTCGCGGCTCCCGGCTACTGGGTGTTCGCGCTCGGTTTCGTGCTCTGGGGCCTCAAGTCGGCGCTGACGTCCGGCGCGTTGGAGGCACTCGTCTACGAAGAACTGCAGCGACTGCGGGCGACGAACAGATACGCCACGGTGATGGGACGCGGCCAGGTCGCCGGCGTCCTGGCCGCGACGTGTTCGGGTGCAGTCGCGGCACCGATCATCTCGGCCGGCGGGTTCGCGGCGGTCGGCGCGGCCAGTGTCGCCGCGTCCGTGATTGCGTCTTTCGTTGCAATGTTGTTCCCGGAGCATCGGATTCGCGGAGCCGACGGGCCCGAGCTCGGCTGGGCGGACACGTTGGCGGCTGGGACGCGAGAAGCCAGGAGGTCAGCCTCGGTCCGCGCCGCGGTGATCCTCGTCGCGGCCGTCGGATCGGTGTGGGGTGCGCTCGATGAGTACACCCCGTTGCTGATCGAAAGCGGCGGCGTCACGGCAGCAGACGTCGCGCTGCTGATGGTCGTCGTTTGGGCGGGCGCATCGGCGGGCGGTCTGGCCGCGGGACGCGTCGCGCGCTGGGGATCGACGGGGTTCGCGGCGCTCGTCGCTGGGGGCGCGGTACTGATGGCCGCGGGTGCGCTGTCGAGACATCCCGCCGGCGTGCTCGCCCTCGCGGCCGCGTTCGGAGTGTTTCAATGCGCCACCATCGTCGCCGATACCCGCCTGCAGGACAGCATCACCGGACCTGCCAGAGCGACCGTCACCTCGCTGGCAGGCATGTCGACGGACGTCGCGACGCTCGCCGTCTATAGCAGCTACGCCGCGTTGGTAGAGCTCAGCGGCCACCCCGGCGCTTTCGCGCTGCTGATGCTTCCGTACCTGACAATTGCCTTCTGGTTGCGGTCGGACGGTTTGAAGCGACGCGACCAGGGCACGCATAACCCATGTCTGTAA
- the gluQRS gene encoding tRNA glutamyl-Q(34) synthetase GluQRS has translation MSAGRFAPSPSADLHIGNLRTAVLAWLFARSTGRRFLMRVDDLDDRTFTDVANRQLDDLTAIGLTWDEPAEWQTQHSDRYDGAIDVLFDRGLLYECYCSRKDIAQAPRAPHAPQGAYPGTCRGLTDAERSERRGRLGRPPALRLRTDTLSHTVHDLLHGDYTGIVDDFVVRRGDGVAAYNLAVVVDDAAQGIDQVVRGDDLLPSSPRQAYLAALLGYPEPTYAHVALVLNSDGARLAKRDGAITLAEIGVERAIAQIADSLGYQASTVEDMLPQFDPSKLPRQPWIYRP, from the coding sequence GTGAGCGCAGGCAGGTTCGCCCCGAGCCCATCTGCCGATCTGCACATCGGCAACCTGCGCACTGCGGTGCTCGCGTGGTTGTTCGCCCGGTCGACCGGGCGCCGATTCCTCATGCGCGTCGATGATCTCGACGACCGCACGTTCACCGATGTCGCCAACCGCCAACTCGACGACCTGACCGCCATCGGTCTCACCTGGGATGAGCCCGCGGAGTGGCAGACCCAGCACTCCGATCGCTACGACGGCGCTATAGACGTGCTGTTCGACCGCGGATTGCTCTACGAATGCTATTGCAGCCGAAAGGACATCGCTCAGGCGCCGCGCGCGCCGCACGCGCCGCAGGGCGCATATCCGGGAACCTGTCGCGGCCTCACCGACGCCGAACGCTCCGAGAGACGCGGGCGACTGGGACGGCCGCCCGCGCTGCGACTTCGCACCGACACCCTCTCGCACACCGTGCACGACCTGCTGCACGGCGACTACACCGGAATCGTCGACGACTTCGTGGTGCGCCGCGGCGACGGTGTCGCGGCATACAACCTGGCCGTCGTGGTCGACGATGCGGCGCAGGGCATCGACCAGGTGGTGCGAGGCGACGACCTGCTGCCGTCGTCACCCCGTCAGGCGTATCTTGCCGCACTGCTCGGGTATCCGGAGCCGACGTACGCGCACGTGGCTCTGGTCCTGAACTCCGACGGCGCGCGGCTGGCCAAACGCGACGGCGCCATCACCCTCGCCGAGATCGGCGTCGAACGGGCGATCGCCCAGATCGCCGATTCCCTTGGCTACCAAGCGAGCACCGTCGAAGACATGCTGCCGCAGTTCGACCCGTCGAAGCTGCCCCGCCAGCCCTGGATCTACCGCCCCTAA
- a CDS encoding acetyl-CoA hydrolase/transferase family protein: MPIELSAEQAAARIQTADTLGIPLGPGQPPAFLRALGERDDWTDLRVYGALIAVLTELFSRKGVRYLSGFFGPLERALRDGGADIAFTPADFRRFGPLLERQCPRVMTTVAAPPDADGWCSLSLHAGGTIGELQRAGADSGRLLVVEVSDAYPRTFGLGDEHRHALHVDEIDILVHSTDAPLALPGGDVPPTEADKAIARHAVEFVPSGSTLQTGIGSIPNQIATLLAEGDGGDYGLHSEMFTDGCMHLHQAGKISNAHKGVYKGVSVTTFAFGSAELYTWLDGNSDVAFLPVEIVNSPEVISANTHMISVNGGLAIDIHGQVVADTINGDQFSGIGGAEDFVAGAGLELSDRSLICLPSTYEKDGNLQSRIVPWFGPGAVITTPRHHVDVIITEFGAAELEGRTVAERGEALASIAHPQFRDELLAAAKRASNGRSPVE, from the coding sequence ATGCCCATCGAGCTCAGCGCCGAGCAGGCCGCCGCGCGTATTCAGACCGCCGACACGTTGGGGATCCCACTGGGGCCCGGTCAGCCGCCCGCTTTCCTGCGAGCTCTCGGTGAACGTGACGACTGGACCGACCTGCGCGTCTACGGGGCGTTGATCGCGGTACTCACCGAACTGTTCTCGCGCAAGGGCGTTCGTTATCTGTCGGGATTCTTCGGCCCGCTCGAGCGCGCGCTGCGCGACGGTGGCGCCGACATCGCCTTCACACCCGCGGACTTTCGGCGGTTCGGGCCACTGCTCGAACGCCAGTGCCCGCGCGTGATGACCACGGTGGCGGCGCCACCCGATGCCGACGGCTGGTGCTCGCTGTCACTGCACGCCGGCGGCACGATCGGCGAATTACAGCGCGCCGGAGCCGATTCGGGTCGGCTACTCGTCGTCGAGGTGTCGGATGCGTACCCGCGCACGTTCGGGCTGGGAGACGAGCATCGGCACGCGCTGCACGTCGACGAGATCGACATCCTTGTGCACTCGACCGACGCGCCGCTCGCGCTGCCCGGCGGTGACGTGCCGCCCACCGAGGCGGACAAGGCGATCGCCCGGCACGCCGTCGAGTTCGTCCCGTCCGGCTCGACGCTGCAGACGGGCATCGGCTCGATTCCCAACCAGATCGCCACGCTGCTGGCCGAGGGTGACGGCGGCGACTACGGACTGCACAGCGAGATGTTCACCGACGGCTGTATGCATCTGCACCAGGCGGGAAAGATCTCCAATGCGCACAAAGGTGTGTACAAGGGGGTGAGCGTGACGACGTTCGCGTTCGGCTCGGCGGAGCTCTACACCTGGCTGGACGGCAACTCCGACGTCGCGTTCCTTCCCGTCGAGATCGTCAACTCGCCGGAGGTGATCTCCGCCAACACCCACATGATCTCGGTCAATGGGGGGCTCGCCATCGACATTCACGGTCAGGTCGTCGCGGACACGATCAACGGCGACCAGTTCAGCGGGATCGGCGGCGCTGAGGATTTCGTCGCGGGTGCGGGGCTCGAGCTGTCGGACCGGTCGCTGATATGCCTGCCGTCGACGTACGAGAAGGACGGAAACCTGCAGTCGCGGATCGTGCCGTGGTTCGGTCCCGGAGCGGTGATCACCACGCCGCGCCATCATGTCGACGTGATCATCACCGAGTTCGGGGCGGCCGAGTTGGAAGGCAGGACGGTCGCGGAGCGCGGCGAGGCACTGGCCTCGATCGCACATCCACAGTTCCGCGACGAGCTGCTGGCCGCCGCGAAGCGGGCGTCGAACGGCCGCTCACCCGTCGAGTGA